A region from the Brachyspira hampsonii genome encodes:
- a CDS encoding proline--tRNA ligase: MRLSKLFMPTLKEAPSDAIIASNKLMLRAALARKISNGLYSYLPLGVRVLNKISNIIREEMDAIGSNECIMPILVSKELLTPSGRWERFKKELFRLKDRNDVDMAMGPTHEEAFTITAQNEIQSYKDLPLTLYQIHTKFRDEIRPRFGVIRSKEFTMKDAYSFHITKECLDKTYNDMSSAYTKIFKRMGLDTVSVKADSGAMGGEGSEEFMVLSEVGEETIIFCSKCGYRANVEKANVKEDEAAKSYTDKALEEVNTPDIKTINDLEKFFNTSSKNFIKSIIYKTEESEIILVAIRGDLEINETKLSNALGGLDIELADEETVKEVTGARVGFASPIGLKKKIRIFADYSIKSVADAIVGGNKDDTHIKNVNIQRDFNIDVWGDFRTAKEGDRCPECGETLYQKKGLELGHIFKLGDKYTQAFNFKVLDENNKEITPIMGCYGIGVNRALASVIEQNYDDKGIIFPISVAPYEAIVVAIDKEGEDSFKKAEEIYNALNSIGVETMFDDRKERLGVKLNDCDLIGIPMRIIVGKKSLQRGVVEFKLRKSQESIEVKIEEIIEYVKTKKQELFNEINSKL; encoded by the coding sequence ATGCGTTTATCGAAACTATTTATGCCAACATTAAAAGAAGCACCAAGCGATGCAATAATAGCTTCTAATAAATTAATGTTAAGAGCTGCACTTGCAAGAAAAATATCAAATGGTCTTTATTCATATTTACCTCTTGGTGTTAGAGTATTAAATAAAATATCTAATATTATCAGAGAGGAAATGGATGCAATAGGTTCTAATGAATGCATAATGCCCATACTTGTTTCAAAGGAATTATTAACGCCTTCAGGAAGATGGGAAAGATTTAAAAAAGAATTATTCAGATTAAAAGATCGAAATGATGTTGATATGGCAATGGGACCTACTCATGAAGAGGCTTTTACCATAACAGCACAGAATGAAATACAGTCATATAAAGATTTGCCTTTGACTTTATATCAAATACATACAAAATTCAGAGATGAGATAAGACCAAGATTCGGAGTTATACGCTCTAAAGAGTTTACAATGAAAGATGCTTATTCATTTCATATTACTAAAGAATGTCTTGATAAAACTTATAATGATATGAGCAGTGCTTATACAAAAATTTTCAAAAGAATGGGACTTGATACTGTAAGCGTAAAAGCAGACAGCGGTGCTATGGGAGGAGAAGGAAGCGAAGAGTTTATGGTATTAAGCGAAGTAGGTGAGGAGACGATTATTTTCTGTTCTAAATGCGGTTACAGGGCTAATGTTGAAAAAGCTAATGTCAAAGAAGATGAAGCAGCTAAGTCTTATACGGATAAAGCATTGGAAGAAGTTAATACTCCTGATATAAAAACTATAAATGATTTGGAAAAATTTTTTAATACTTCTTCAAAAAATTTCATTAAAAGTATAATTTATAAAACAGAAGAAAGTGAAATTATATTAGTTGCCATTAGAGGCGATTTGGAAATCAATGAAACTAAACTTTCCAATGCATTAGGAGGACTTGATATAGAACTTGCCGATGAAGAAACTGTAAAAGAAGTTACAGGTGCTAGAGTTGGTTTTGCTTCTCCTATAGGATTAAAAAAGAAAATAAGAATATTTGCTGATTATTCCATTAAATCCGTTGCCGATGCTATAGTCGGAGGCAATAAAGATGATACCCATATAAAAAATGTTAATATACAAAGAGATTTTAATATTGATGTATGGGGTGATTTTAGAACTGCAAAAGAAGGCGACAGATGTCCTGAATGCGGAGAAACACTATATCAGAAAAAAGGATTAGAATTAGGACATATTTTTAAACTTGGTGATAAATATACTCAGGCTTTCAATTTTAAAGTATTAGATGAAAACAATAAAGAAATTACTCCTATAATGGGATGCTATGGTATAGGAGTTAATAGAGCTTTGGCTTCTGTTATAGAACAAAATTATGATGATAAGGGTATAATATTTCCTATAAGTGTTGCTCCTTATGAGGCTATAGTAGTTGCCATTGATAAAGAGGGAGAAGACTCGTTTAAAAAAGCAGAAGAAATATATAATGCTCTAAACTCTATTGGTGTTGAAACTATGTTCGATGACAGAAAAGAAAGGCTTGGGGTTAAACTCAATGACTGTGATTTAATTGGTATTCCTATGAGAATAATAGTCGGTAAAAAATCACTTCAAAGAGGGGTAGTTGAATTCAAACTTAGAAAATCACAAGAAAGTATTGAAGTGAAAATCGAGGAAATAATTGAATATGTAAAAACAAAAAAACAAGAATTATTCAATGAAATAAACAGTAAATTATAA
- a CDS encoding GNAT family N-acetyltransferase, with the protein MENIEIVNDIDNNIINSIIFISSKSEYINLSENNLKQYIKDKYHKVIIVKDNNQVTGFLIYFLLEPEIDIIFIASYPKGYGEKLLLYLFKDAENNNILSIKLDLHENNLKAKNFYIKNGFKEIAVRKKYYNNKFDALIMEKILN; encoded by the coding sequence ATGGAAAATATAGAAATTGTAAATGATATTGATAATAATATAATTAATTCGATTATTTTTATATCTTCAAAAAGTGAATATATTAATTTATCAGAAAATAATTTAAAACAATATATAAAAGATAAATATCATAAAGTAATTATAGTAAAAGATAATAATCAGGTAACGGGTTTTTTAATCTATTTTTTATTAGAGCCTGAAATAGATATAATATTTATAGCATCATATCCAAAAGGGTATGGGGAAAAACTATTATTATATTTATTTAAGGATGCTGAAAATAATAATATACTAAGCATAAAATTAGACTTGCATGAAAATAATTTAAAAGCAAAAAATTTTTATATAAAAAATGGATTTAAAGAAATAGCTGTAAGAAAAAAATATTATAATAATAAATTTGATGCTTTAATTATGGAAAAAATATTAAATTAA
- a CDS encoding LptF/LptG family permease produces the protein MKKLNAYLLKEFLSFFFGSLLLFVVLVTIAELSGKLSHYVQHPELLRYIVMYHVLRIPHNIYYIFPVALMFSSTYVLGTFVKNKEMLAIENSGISLFKFSMPVFVIVIGLCLFLVFFWQFVAAPSNKKAFIANDTINGYGQATKSGPWELFGGDNYLYFIETYFYNEQYMKNTIVIKLNDDGGIRFRISSPRIQWNNEDRKWYVLDGILTTFNDNKEIKVEKINNYPLEVLERPEHFYGRPLLDSMSLTEEARIIRLQKEVNMNTSRLETDLHYRISYCFSGFIIVLLASLFSKFSTQSVLVISLVMVIIVALMYYSILMIFRSMGEAGNMNPFIAAWMPNIIFAILCILAFKKFH, from the coding sequence ATGAAGAAATTAAATGCTTATTTATTAAAAGAATTTCTATCTTTCTTTTTTGGTTCTTTGCTGCTGTTTGTCGTATTGGTTACAATAGCTGAATTGAGCGGAAAATTATCACACTATGTTCAGCATCCGGAATTATTAAGATATATTGTTATGTATCATGTACTAAGGATTCCGCATAATATATATTATATATTTCCTGTTGCTTTAATGTTTTCATCTACTTATGTACTTGGTACTTTTGTAAAAAATAAAGAGATGCTTGCTATAGAAAATTCTGGGATTAGTTTATTTAAATTTTCTATGCCTGTATTTGTTATTGTAATAGGACTATGTCTATTTTTAGTATTTTTTTGGCAGTTTGTAGCAGCTCCATCAAACAAAAAAGCATTTATAGCAAATGATACTATAAATGGTTATGGGCAAGCAACTAAAAGCGGTCCTTGGGAACTTTTTGGAGGAGATAATTATTTATATTTTATAGAAACTTATTTTTATAATGAACAATATATGAAAAATACTATTGTAATAAAATTGAATGATGATGGAGGAATTAGATTTAGAATATCAAGTCCTCGTATACAATGGAATAATGAAGATAGAAAATGGTATGTTTTAGATGGTATATTAACTACATTCAATGATAATAAAGAAATAAAGGTAGAAAAAATAAATAATTATCCTTTAGAAGTTTTGGAAAGACCGGAACATTTTTATGGAAGACCTCTTTTAGATTCTATGAGTTTAACTGAAGAAGCCCGTATAATCAGATTACAAAAAGAAGTTAATATGAATACTTCCAGATTAGAAACAGATTTGCATTATAGAATATCATATTGTTTTTCAGGCTTTATTATCGTTTTACTTGCTTCATTATTTTCAAAGTTTTCTACTCAAAGTGTACTAGTTATAAGTTTAGTTATGGTTATAATAGTTGCTTTAATGTATTATTCTATACTTATGATATTTAGATCTATGGGTGAGGCTGGAAATATGAATCCTTTTATTGCTGCTTGGATGCCTAATATTATATTTGCAATACTTTGTATATTGGCATTTAAGAAATTCCATTAA
- a CDS encoding DUF2225 domain-containing protein → MSDEQPKVSFIEKNPRTCPVCNGEFYHEMLLTGGGRLIAGKLRNDLRRTYEKSKKYGTVYPLIYVVVVCPHCLYAAFQEDFNLIDHKKIDEAADTSRQRASYMKEFFGNDVDFTKNRTLLEGAASYFLALDGYRYIGKDSAPTLKKALCSLRLSWTLEDLANIYPDENYDRLIPFFQYKASELYSAAIECMQNGKENFEKIKSFGPDIDNNFGYEGMLYMGALLGMDASKFIPDPKVKAETLVQAKRKISKIFGSGKSSKSKPSALLEKIKELHVAITEELNQIHEEYGIDVS, encoded by the coding sequence ATGAGTGATGAACAACCAAAAGTATCGTTTATAGAGAAAAACCCAAGAACATGTCCTGTATGTAATGGAGAATTTTATCATGAAATGCTTCTTACAGGAGGAGGAAGACTAATTGCCGGAAAATTAAGGAATGACTTAAGAAGAACTTATGAAAAAAGTAAAAAATATGGTACAGTTTATCCTTTAATATATGTTGTAGTAGTATGTCCTCATTGTTTATATGCTGCTTTTCAAGAGGATTTTAATTTGATAGATCATAAAAAAATAGATGAAGCTGCAGATACATCAAGACAAAGAGCTTCATATATGAAAGAATTTTTTGGAAATGATGTAGATTTTACAAAAAATAGAACACTTTTAGAAGGTGCTGCTAGTTATTTTTTAGCTTTAGACGGATATCGTTATATTGGAAAAGACAGTGCCCCTACTTTAAAAAAGGCTTTATGTTCTTTGAGATTAAGCTGGACTTTGGAAGATTTAGCAAATATATATCCTGATGAAAATTATGACAGACTTATTCCTTTTTTCCAATATAAAGCAAGCGAATTGTATTCGGCTGCAATAGAATGCATGCAAAATGGTAAGGAAAATTTTGAGAAAATAAAATCATTTGGTCCTGATATAGATAATAATTTCGGATATGAAGGTATGCTTTATATGGGAGCATTGCTAGGAATGGATGCTTCTAAGTTTATACCGGATCCTAAAGTTAAAGCTGAAACTCTGGTACAGGCTAAGAGAAAAATAAGCAAGATATTCGGATCTGGAAAAAGCAGCAAGTCTAAACCTTCTGCTTTGCTTGAAAAAATAAAAGAACTTCATGTCGCTATAACTGAAGAATTAAATCAAATTCATGAAGAATATGGTATAGATGTAAGTTAA